One Amaranthus tricolor cultivar Red isolate AtriRed21 chromosome 1, ASM2621246v1, whole genome shotgun sequence DNA window includes the following coding sequences:
- the LOC130819427 gene encoding uncharacterized protein LOC130819427 yields the protein MMTDFTTWKNLIEKETGLGWDHEKQTIIAPDEWRTSKEKVNPNIIKFREGGIKNITELEVMFGKICASATSFWNPYTEEEDELEDEFTQDNNDMHEEEQVHNTLEDCTPTTEARDVENTLVESIEAKGKKIQREKKSKVSTAKLMQNELKRIVGAMENFSQSSALTTSRRNDIPSCCIKECLDLLSTTPGVEIGS from the exons ATGATGACTGACTTCACAACATGGAAAAATCTCATAGAAAAGGAGACAGGATTAGGATGGGACCATGAGAAACAAACAATAATTGCCCCGGATGAATGGAGGACAAGCAAAGAAaag GTTAAtcctaatattataaaatttcgAGAAGGTGGAATAAAAAATATAACGGAGTTAGAAGTTATGTTTGGTAAGATATGTGCTTCAGCAACATCCTTTTGGAATCCATATACTGAAGAAGAGGACGAGTTAGAAGATGAATTCACACAAGATAATAATGACATGCACGAGGAAGAGCAAGTGCATAACACACTTGAAGATTGTACACCTACAACTGAAGCTCGTGATGTTGAAAACACTCTTGTTGAATCTATTGAGGCAAAGGGGAAAAAAATTCAAAGGGAAAAGAAATCTAAAGTTAGCACTGCtaaattaatgcaaaatgagTTAAAACGAATTGTTGGTGCAATGGAAAATTTTTCTCAATCAAGTGCTTTAACAACATCTAGGAGAAATGATATTCCTAGTTGTTGCATTAAAGAATGTTTAGATTTGCTAAGTACGACCCCTGGTGTTGAAATAGGTAGTTAA